The genomic region TCAGGTTTCTTTTTACACCTATCTTCTTAATCAGTTAATGTATACCTCTTGCTAATTCAACTGTTCAACCATTTGATTGCTACAACTTGAAAGCTTAAGGAAATTTAAGAGCTTTAGGTACAATACAATACAACTAGGATTTGTTTGATTATTCGAACTTAGAATTATATGATGATTTTGTGCGTGTGAAGTTGGTGTGTTACAGGGGAATGATTTGATTAGCTAGTAGCTATAATGTATTttagaaattattttttttttcaaaaatcttaaTTTTTACCAGTTTTGACTGAAATTTGACCAATTTTGACCAAAATTTGATTGATTTTGACTGCCTTTGATCGAATACCAATTTTAGGTATGACTAGGTGAAATTTGATCAGTGAACTACCGATTACCGATTACTTGACGATTAATCCCGATTTTTATAACACGGGTTTTATGGGATTTTAGATGCTCTTTTTGCACTAAAACTGTGTTTTGTGtattttaataatttaattaGAATTTGTTTTCAATGAATATCTTTTTATCGCTTCTCTTCTACTGTCTTACGCCATATATAACTTTGAAATTTCAATAATCCTGTTTTTGTGCAGGATGAAACATGGAAGGCTTCTTCAGTAAATTTAGAGGACATCTACTGCAAATACATAAAAGACAGGTATTACGACAAAAAGAAATATCGTCTTATAAATTTTTTTACGTATACTGTGATCTCAGTTAAAGATCCTAAAGAATCTCGTAATGTAATGATCGGTTTTGTGTTACTCAGTTGTCAAACTAAAGATAATGCGGTTGTTGAACCCGAAActaaagaaaagaagaagaagaaaaacaagCATGAGTTAACTTCCGGTGATGAAGTTAAAGAAACAAAAACCGAAGCAATAAAGAAGCCTGTTGAAGATAATACAAATGAAGATAATGCGGTGGTTGAACCCGAAACTAAagccaaaaagaagaagaaaaacaagCATGAATTAGGTTCTGGTGATGAAGTTAAAGAAACAAAACCGGAAGCCGTAAAGAAGCCTGTTGATGATGGTACGAATGATTTAGAGGTAAATGAATCGAAGAAAAAATCGAAAGATAAGAAGAAAAAGAGCAAAGAACAAGTAGTTGATCCGAATGAGGTTAAGGAAGAAACAAAGAGTTTGAAAAAACGGAAAAGATTGTCTGACGAAAACGGGCATCGGTCTGACAAGATTGAAACTAATGAAACTGTCGAAGAAGCTGCTAAAGAAAACGAGACACATAAACATGAGAAACCCGAGATGAATGGAGGCGAAAAGATTGAATCTCAGAAATCTGTGAAAAAGCAACGTGTTGGTTCAGCGGAGGTTTGTGTTTTTATTCGTTTTGTTTGACCTGCTTAAACGATATGGTTCATTCCATAGTTATCAAATGCGCTAGGCGCATAGGGCTTGCCTGTCGCCTAGGCGAGaagcgcaaaaaaagcgagggcctgagaaaaaaaaaaagcgcaatcaaataaaaacattaaaaaaacaaaGTTATGAACCGAAAAAGCCAAATCCTCAAATTCCAAAAGTTTTCAAATATCATAAACCTTAAACATAAAACCAACATAATTATGAATCAGCAAAATATCCCAAAACCAAAACTGATAAAGACTTGAAAACAATAAAGTTCAAACTTCAAAAAGtaaataaatttcaaaaccaAATGTTCTTCAACTTTAAAAATCATCGGAGTCGGAGTCGTCATCCACAGCAATTGCCGGCAAAAATACTTTAACAGAATCGATACACATACCtgctatgttgtcaaaagcgcaaaaagcgcgcgcctaggcgcagCGAGGCGCACCAACAGCACCTGGTGgtagcctaggcgcaaaaatgggcttttttttgaaaaaacggtTCTGAGGCGCAAAAAGCGCCCGCCTAGGCGCAAAAAAGTTGCAAACAGAACAAATGACCATTAAAACACGAAACTGAGTGCCTGCAAAAACTGGCTCACGCGGGCCTggggttttcggagctgcattcgtgtccgcaggtgcgggcacgcacgagttcaaccaaattcAAGCTCAAAAACTCTtttttgccccccccccctgcgcgcgggtaggacttgtggtaaaacatgtcataaagctACAATGGAGTAGTAAAGACTTTACCTTATAAACAACCACTCACtttgttcccacaccaatgtgggacaaagaatttaccaccttttgagacttttattcacacacccaaaacttacaacatataagtcctaaacttttgctactaactATTAGCTAGATGATCATAAATGacatatataatagttttttttttaattttatatgtggaatcttatttattttcaaagcataacatattttttatattttttttctctatgtgcgcttttcttaaaaaagcccacgctttttttgcgccttgcgcctaggctccgggcgaggccGATGCGCCTCGCCTGCGCCTTACGTCTTTGACAACATAGCATACCTGTAGTATTTTTTGCCGGCAAAAAAAAAGCAGAACTGAATGTTGTGGATGCGTCTTAGTTGTTATATAGAGAACATGAATAAATATTGAATATAAAGATAATATATCTCCTAagtttttgaaattcaaaatatcttttaaaaatatatacagAATTGCTGAGATATGATTCTAAAAGTTTTTAAATTAGCTGTAAATATAATCTTTGTTTTTAAAAGatagggtttttttttaaaaaaaaacacgtTGCTTTTTTTTTTATCTAGGAGACAAAAGCGCAGTTTGGTCGCCCAGGTCGCCTAGGTCGCCTAGGCGATCGCTTTTAACAACAGAGGTTCATTCACTTTTAAGCTATTCTTTTTACTTGTTGAGTGGGTACAGAGACGTTAAAAGTTAAAACCCAATCGACCCATAAATAAGTAGAGAAAGGTTTAAATACAAAAGGCTCTTAACTTGTGACGGTAGCCGACCACcaatataacatgcgtaattatgcaaataGTGTGCGTAATTAGGGTTAACCCAACCTatgcgtaattatgcaaataacgtGCGTACTTAGGGTTAACCCAACCTATAACGTCcgtaattagggtttaacccaacCCATATGTAATTATGCAAATAACTTATAACGTCCGTAATTATGCAAAGTTAATTACTATTGTGCCACCGCGTTTAGTTGAAGGCCTAGATTAGATGAGATGTGCGGTTGAGATGCTCGCGTACGCATCGCACGATAAGGTGGTCTTGTATGTTTATTCGGCCTCTTGTACCTTAAACTGGTCAAAATATCTACTTCTTCTAAAAATAACCGCGAAAAATATGTGAATTTGGTTTGATAAGAAAACAGTTAGGTAAAGAAAACCTTTTGATTGATTGTGTTCTTGCAGCCGAAGACCGTGAATGCATTTCAAAGGGTGAAAATTGAACAAGTGGAATTTGCTCATGAGAAATTGCAAGACAATTCATACTGGGCAAAGGTACGACGACCTTAGTAATAAttgttatatatacatatactttttttttaaattttttttgagaATGTTATTATACATAAgactcatttttattttcaaaatttcaccAGGATGGTGCAGATATTGGATATGGTGCTAAAGCACAAGAAGTTCTTGGTCAAGTGAGAGGAAGGTATAATCACACATTTCAAGATATTTAATTGACGTTATCGATAATCAAGATTTAACGAAAATAAAggaagtgcactaattttaacgttattttactaatttcgtgaaaataatgttaaaagagggggatggttaatcatgcatcatgtggtggcggcgttgatagccgaaagacaagggagtacatgcactaattggcctttgtcttaattgctgactgttatgtgccttatgtccaaggcttgatgctaAACTACCATCGAGCCGGGGGCAGAGGCGGAACCGGAGGGGGGTCAAGAGGGTCCGTTGACCCTCCGGTCACTgaaactttttgaatttttatttataaattttgagtttttgaagaacAAACTTAGAGATGGACCCTCTACTTTGAACCAGTATAGAATATAAGCTTATGATGACCCCCTAACTAAATtgttctggttccgccactggccgggggtctcattggaagcagtctctctattcctacggggtagaggtaaggctgtctacatcttaccctcctcagaccctactttagctttgctattggtgggatttactgagtatgatgataatCAAGATTTATCGAACAGTGATCATCTGAtaaagttattgatatttaactATTACAACGCCAAACACAATCTTTAACATTCTGTTTGATTGTGCGTAGGGACTTTCGacatgaaaagacaaaaaagaagcGTGGAAGCTATAGGGGAGGACAAATAGATCTACAGTCGCACTCAATAAAGTTTAACTATGATGATGAAGAGTGATCAATTTTGCAGTATTCATATCCAACCAGATGATCTAGATTCAAGTGTATTTTTATGCTTTAACCACAATATTGTTCCAGATTTCactttatttttgcaaaaactaTTCATCCCTGCAATACAAAGATACAATTCTTTGTTATTGCAAGTTTTGTTGTAAACTTAAAGATTTTGTTCCTTCTTCATTAGAAAACTTGGATACACATTAAAAACCGATTGTGAAACGTGAGGGTATGGATGATCGGGCTTCATCGGCTTTCCACTCTGATAGTTTTAAAAGTGAAGATGGATGATTAGGTGACATGCGAAGGAGCTTGGTTTTCTGGCATGTGCTTCGAGTACCCTTATAGCTTTTTTTGTATGCagttttttaaatattttagtTTTTAATGCGGTAAAAGTATACGAGGTAAAGTACTATTTATTTGTAATTTTTAAAACGATATGTTAAGCTCAGGCTCCTTTCTCAATTATCAAAATCCGAAGCGTCCTACGCTTTTAAAATGGTTTATACTAATATAATTGATAGAAGATAACAACAACCCAGTAAATCCGCAATTAGCAAAGCTAATGGCAGGGCCTGAGGAGGATGGGATATAGGCAAATCTTACTTCTATCGTTAAGGATAGAGAaactgcttccagagagacctcCAGCTCTATAATAATAAACACTAAAAGAGTACTAGAACTACCCAAGACAAAAGCAGTGGTAAAAGCAAAAAACAGTAAAGGTAAATATAGCATCATAGAGAAACATACTCATATCCATATACATATCGTAAGACAATCACCCTCCAAGACCATCTAAAGTGTAGGCAAATCTATAACCCCTTTGACAACACCCAACCACATCTTACCTAACCCCTAAAACTCCTTAACTTTTATCCTACGTCTCCACGAACtcctatcttggaccatgtcctcgGATAGGTGCATTTATATCAAATCCTGTCTAATCCGCTCGGCCCAAGTCAATTTGAGTCCACCTCTACCCCTCCTACCATCTACAGTGATGGTTTCCACTACCCCAACTGGGGCCGTTGCTTGCCTCCTCTTCACATgtccaatgtcacacccccaaactaccacctagggaatgtccctgttaggcgtgtgacgtaccaacaacaagccactaattacattgaacccatacaaatTTCCAAATAAAATCCTCAATTATCAttaacaagtttaaatgaaaaccaacatgttcagcggaagcaaatagtaaacccaAGTTAAACTATTTCGAAACCAATGTATAGTATCAATAGTTTAAATACATGattccctccagtcgacccatgaccactccagctattccagacagcaagttcccaaatccaagatacctggACCTgtgagcatgtaacaagtgtatcagacaacgctggtgagttcatagttttacgaaaacgttggttaccaagtacTTAGTTactccattgaatttaattccgaaagtaatgttaaaaacaatgttgataataccccaatacaagacggcttctgattattttgccctttctccaatgctcctatcaaagcattggtcatgactaggtcattagttcaacacccgtcctcccaggaacggggtgaggttgccaaacctaagtagcgctactaactaataccatgttaccacccaggtaaccaaacaacacggagggactttaaaggtgataggaagagtatattatccaacgttcccgtttttacccaaaagacttatcccttcccgggatacccactgactgtccccaaccactgggacacatgctcgaatgtagtgaactcaccttggttttgctcggtaagattatttaCTCGCTTAACTGTCTGTTCATAAACGCCCTAAAAGAGTTATCGATACAGTTAGTCACGGCTAATCCATGTATTCATGTTTTACACCAACCATATATATTGCTCACATAATGTGTACATATAACCTAATTTACAACAGTAAGCATCTTATACGCATGTAAACACAACCAACTAATTCATCATGCATAGTTCGAATAATAAAACATGCAAATATTTCAGTTATGGTTGCCACAAACATTCATGGGTCACCCATTTGTCTCAAATGTAAACACTTGACCTATCAGTTCCTCTCGGCCCAAGTATGGTCTCTCAACTGGTTCCGGCCCACTATTTACCCAGTAACCAGCCCACTAATAACCGCCCCCCTTTTGCAATCCAACCCAGCACCCGATCAAGCAATCCTCCATATTAATATTCATATGATATCCAGCACTCAGTTTTCATTATTGATCAAATAGCATGCATTGTCAACTAACATATTCAGCCATAAATTAATAAAAGTGTGCACAAGTCATCGCAACTTCAGCACATATTTATTCGTATGCAATCTGTCACATTAATATACAACCTATCTTTGATTAATCTCCACTAACATTTACCCTAGCAAGACACATACAAAAACCCACTGTTCAGTTCAAGATTCATGATCAAATCAAGTCATCTAATAATATTTAGCACTCATATTACTACGTTCACTGATTATCATTATACTTGTATTTTCGGATAACACCAATCACCACATAAGTTATCAACCCTACCCTATACTAACCAGAATTAAACCCTTCTAATCGCCATTAATTTTCCCAACGAAACTGGTTCCATACTCTCATCTTCTGAATATTATTCATCGGGCCAAACTATTCGTATCTGATCTATGCGCGACCAAACTCATTAGATCTAGGCTACATGCTTTAACAAGTGCACATCATATAAGAAATATATATCATATATCAGCACATATGAAATCTTGATCGGCCCAAACAACAAATAATAAATCGTTGATAAATAAGAATTACTAACCAGAAATCCGACTAGTTGTGATGTAAACCGAAACAGAAACAGGGGTCTTGCTACTGCCGTTGTGTGATGAATAATTAGGGTTGATGTGTTGCAATTATGAGACAAAGAGAATGGATACGTAACTTGTATTATAACAGTATTTGGGCAATATGGGCCGGTTGGGTTTGCTTATTTAGTTGGTGGTTTGGGCCGGTGGTCACCCACTAATGTGGGATAGGTTTATTTATTAGACAAAAGGGCCGACATGTTACTTATGTCACCTAAGGGAtaggtttattttttttttattatttttttacacAAATGTGAGTAATGATTGAGTATGAAGCAGGGAACTGACAGAACAAGAGCACAGATTCGGATACATGATGTTATGTGTCGGCTATGTGCTAGAATCATATTTACAAGTTAATTAATTATGCTAATGGTTTTCCAACTAAACATCATACACACATTGCACAACTATAAAGCATACTAGCACATTTATCAGAGTCACGGATTGATTAGATAGATTAAAACAGGAACAGGGAAATCACTAAATCGAAGGCACTAACCTTgaaatttcgggttgtcacatcatccccaacttgaaagaaatttcgtcccgaaatttgacaagtaggcACGAAAGAGTAAGGTGATAATCAGAATTGTTgtggattttgctcaggtgtgacatcatccccaacttgaaggggaatctcgccccgagattcaccagttttgcttgactctgctttgtctttgggaaagaggtgagggtactttagtttcatctgatcctcgcgctcccacgtgaactccgatccacgtcttgagttccaacgaactctcacgattgaaAGTCGACTATGTTAGCGATGGGTTCCCCAACAAGGgtaccacaagtgtttcatcgaACAACGCTTCTTCAGTTTCATCGAACAGCGCActgcaccctcccagggtgagactttcaacgtGATACGATCACCTACAGCGATCTTCCAgcgtttcctaagcttatcagctttcctgacggtcacgcATTGCTGTCAAACGGTTCCCGATTCAAACACTCTCCCCAAGGGTTTCGAGTACCAGTCCTGGACCAGTAATTAAGTTGTCCACCATCTCAGTCTAACAAGAGGGTTGACATTATTGTCTATGTAACGTCTCAACAAAGCTGTCTGGCTACCAAGATGATAACAGCCGCAGTAGTACTCATCCACAGGTAAAAGTCCTTCCAACTTGCACCAAAGCCTGTcgcacacatgctcgcagcatgtcttcgagtgccaGGAGAGCTCGTTTTCTCTGATCGTTTGCCCAACGGCGATAAGCAATGCTATGGTcctgacgtgagccaagggtgttgtgtattacctgacataaatcatgcatagatccaattcagaggtaacaggagttggcacctcgtacctaaaagccgcctctcttagaggaacattcacaactgtgaagACTCGACGGTTTTCTTGATTACAAGAAACTGTGCTGGTAAATTGAGTCcatcaatgatcacccaggtgataatgtttccgtttcaagttgtaagtagactagtgacaaaatccatggcagtctgttctcatttccatatatgtgtttctggttgctaaaaTCCCATCTTGACTTTCCCACATGTCAAACATCGTTCCCATGCGTGGCTATGTGGGCCTTGAGGTCCGGTTACCCCcacatggtcttcaggttttaatACTTCCTATCAAAACTCAGATGATTAGGATATCGAGATCTGTGTGCTTCgcctgcaccagttccctaaTTTTGTTGTGTAGTGAGGTCCATATTTGTTCCAAGAAGTAGCAAATATCATCTGACCTGTCCAAGcttgcttccccatgccccgcatgggtcaatATTGGGAACTCTCTTCCTTACGTTCTTTAGTTTGAACaaagcgagtctgatcaggtatgttagagtcGATAACAAGCTGCAAAGCTTGTGCACGTCCAGGATTTCACAGtcgtattcattcaaaagttccatccagcggtgCCATCACATCTTTAGCTCACACGGGAgacccttgtgatcggtctaggtagtgcatttggtaccgtccaagtaatgcctccaacttaaatccaaagaccaggGCTTCCACCGCAGGTCGTGACTCGTGCAGTCCTTCCTGTAaacattgcagagttgggattcgaaagctgaaaagacgtcctttTGTTTTGTCcttcacgaacacagcaccctactgtgctaaagagatttaagctacgatcttcgaaaatcccgtgGTGAATCTGCGATAGAGTCTAGTGTGACCACGAAATTGctgcatcctcgaagggatcttcgGTGTCGAACAATATCTAACGAAGTGGGtctttagcgagatccacgtgtattcctaCTTCGTTGATCATATGACCAAAAATGtatctctcgaatccagaagttacctttaacaagactttgcgtggagtggctcctccctcaggagccctaaaataagatacaaatgtCGCCCATGATGTTCCTTCCTCCTGGAAATGATCCAGAACGTCAACCATAAATACAgtcgattcatgtggtccatgaagctgctggtgtgttgattaactcaatggtcatggtgtacaaagtcgcaatggtcgtattgcgttcgatatgccgtttcaggaacattctcctcttggtcttccgtcaatacatggtcgaggcaaacagttcttgattgtcaccttcctgagttctggataatcagtacacatacgaaaaggctttatcttcccgaatatagttggggctccccaaagcgaacaaaaactatgtccaataaaactcatgtccaatagttcctgtagatagtccttgcaaccctcctggtgcaagacgatatgtagcacgagtaatcagggctgcccCCGTCGTGAGGTCAAGATGAGATTCTGCCCAACAGTGGTGGATGTAAATCTGTAAGCTCCTCAGGTAGCACACcgagaggaatcacgaacaattggtggatcctcgatcctcttttccttagcctcaacatcagtaatggttgctaacgtagcggggtgatccctccgtagacacttctgggccttcatagctgatatggtgctaacctttgcaccactctgttgctttagaacaaataacgattctccacacaaaattttctcctcacatGGTATGTCTGCGTGATTTCTGAATAACCAATCCACGctaactactgcattgtaaccatcaggggtagtagaaggaaggtcgatgtcgaacgcCTGTCCCCCAAGGTCGAGGTTGCATCCTGGCGAACATATAAGACTTCAGTTGACTTGCATCAGCcgactccacaacaggttcggtttcaagaagcatcggggttaaacagaacagagacgaagcgaatagctacccatccaagctatcgtgttgctattacacctggtatagcctatgccatgctaaatgtccttccatgagcttcatttctAGTGTTGTTTCCGTCGCGAGAGTTTCCAGTactgccgtcgttcccttggttgtcgtcaccttcgtttccatactgtaagctatgATCACGAGTACCTGGATGTTGccgcgactgttgcctctaatattgttgcctaTAACGGTGTCCTGTgtcctttcaccaacaaggtccatcttttcaccttccgtgccacgtcctaaggcatTACTCATGGTGGGGGCTGTTACACCGTCCGCTTTAcagtcaatcgtcatcgattttgtcccgactggttcgtaagagtcgactcccatgagtcgctgtctggggttaaggattcgattggagtcaaatcgctGTTGTTCATTGCCGataactagggtcgttcaaatgctgaagtcggtaaggtactacaTTTACCCTTTTGTCCAtagttcttgcaagttgactgagtaatacacggtatgtcaCGAGAGTGTTGGAGAAGTGATAGCACTTAGGGATCTAAGGCATCAACAcgctaagttccagcaaacaaagataagtgaggaaagtatagtccaatcatttgatgctgagccatccaactcagggacgttcgtattagcacctaacattctacacagttcgctaggcgttcagatgtgtgatcaggtgatactcgatagcattgagattcgtaaggattcagaaaggggtgaaaatatcatgttcgagtaggagacaatcagtgctatgactcctatagactgttgagttctaacataacatcaattaacagagcggaacccctctcacactcgttaagcctcactgggactcacatgcaccccacattattattatgtgtgcacccataataataaggcaatttgcatgcttatctcagtgcctcttaactcgcgctgaaaggttccccgaattcgagcaataagacagatgacgccacaacatagatcatgaaagttcaagaagagtcgcactcttaaaacacttaacatgggttggtaacatagaggttcatactgcagtgctaagtgtgcattcacgtgtgatgTTACTCATATgcaaacactagatatactatgcaatagtaaacgagaaacgaaccttgcagtctggagctgagtgtcatgatcgatttcggatatgttcggttatagtctggttttataaaaacgttttaaaaccaagttcactataaccagtggctctgataccaaactgtcacacccccaaactaccacctagggaatgtccctgttaggcgtgtgacgtaccaacaacaagccactaattacattgaacccatacaaatTTCCAAATAAAATCCTCAATTATCAttaacaagtttaaatgaaaaccaacatgttcagcggaagcaaatagtaaacccaAGTTAAACTGTTTCGAAACCAATGTATAGTATCAATAGTTTAAATACATGattccctccagtcgacccatgaccactccagctattccagacagcaagttcccaaatccaagatacctggACCTgtgagcatgtaacaagtgtatcagacaacgctggtgagttcatagttttacgaaaacgttggttaccaagtacTTAGTTactccattgaatttaattccgaaagtaatgttaaaaacaatgttgataataccccaatacaagacggcttctgattattttgccctttctccaatgctcctatcaaagcattggtcatgactaggtcattagttcaacacccgtcctcccaggaacggggtgaggttgccaaacctaagtagcgctactaactaataccatgttaccacccaggtaaccaaacaacacggagggactttaaaggtgataggaagagtatattatccaacgttcccgtttttacccaaaagacttatcccttcccgggatacccactgactgtccccaaccactgggacacatgctcgaatgtagtgaactcaccttggttttgctcggtaagattatttaCTCGCTTAACTGTCTGTTCATAAACGCCCTAAAAGAGTTATCGATACAGTTAGTCACGGCTAATCCATGTATTCATGTTTTACACCAACCATATATATTGCTCACATAATGTGTACATATAACCTAATTTACAACAGTAAGCATCTTATACGCATGTAAACACAACCAACTAATTCATCATGCATAGTTCGAATAATAAAACATGCAAATATTTCAGTTATGGTTGCCACAAACATTCATGGGTCACCCATTTGTCTCAAATGTAAACACTTGACCTATCAGTTCCTCTCGGCCCAAGTATGGTCTCTCAACTGGTTCCGGCCCACTATTTACCCAGTAACCAGCCCACTAATAACCGCCCCCCTTTTGCAATCCAACCCAGCACCCGATCAAGCAATCCTCCATATTAATATTCATATGATATCCAGCACTCAGTTTTCATTATTGATCAAATAGCATGCATTGTCAACTAACATATTCAGCCATAAATTAATAAAAGTGTGCACAAGTCATCGCAACTTCAGCACATATTTATTCGTATGCAATCTGTCACATTAAT from Helianthus annuus cultivar XRQ/B chromosome 10, HanXRQr2.0-SUNRISE, whole genome shotgun sequence harbors:
- the LOC110886178 gene encoding nucleolar and coiled-body phosphoprotein 1 isoform X2, yielding MASLTPETKELLLHSVLHYLHRGGFTKTLKRFLSEAQIQDETWKASSVNLEDIYCKYIKDSCQTKDNAVVEPETKEKKKKKNKHELTSGDEVEDNTNEDNAVVEPETKAKKKKKNKHELGSGDEVKETKPEAVKKPVDDGTNDLEVNESKKKSKDKKKKSKEQVVDPNEVKEETKSLKKRKRLSDENGHRSDKIETNETVEEAAKENETHKHEKPEMNGGEKIESQKSVKKQRVGSAEPKTVNAFQRVKIEQVEFAHEKLQDNSYWAKDGADIGYGAKAQEVLGQVRGRDFRHEKTKKKRGSYRGGQIDLQSHSIKFNYDDEE
- the LOC110886178 gene encoding nucleolar and coiled-body phosphoprotein 1 isoform X1 — protein: MASLTPETKELLLHSVLHYLHRGGFTKTLKRFLSEAQIQDETWKASSVNLEDIYCKYIKDSCQTKDNAVVEPETKEKKKKKNKHELTSGDEVKETKTEAIKKPVEDNTNEDNAVVEPETKAKKKKKNKHELGSGDEVKETKPEAVKKPVDDGTNDLEVNESKKKSKDKKKKSKEQVVDPNEVKEETKSLKKRKRLSDENGHRSDKIETNETVEEAAKENETHKHEKPEMNGGEKIESQKSVKKQRVGSAEPKTVNAFQRVKIEQVEFAHEKLQDNSYWAKDGADIGYGAKAQEVLGQVRGRDFRHEKTKKKRGSYRGGQIDLQSHSIKFNYDDEE